The following coding sequences are from one Arachis hypogaea cultivar Tifrunner chromosome 7, arahy.Tifrunner.gnm2.J5K5, whole genome shotgun sequence window:
- the LOC112703435 gene encoding uncharacterized protein isoform X2, whose translation MNMQFIFRPINSVMHEILCYAEMLSNMAHRIQMVCWYFYIIYWAVSGKINRHTLCLLVNVHGDAVVSFPLYTEALRFAHHEEKMIQTAVRTIALNIYNGLRFICYHFTIYLITSSSSR comes from the exons ATGAACATGCAATTT atCTTTAGACCCATCAATAGTGTGATGCACGAGATCTTATGCTATGCGGAAATGTTGTCAAATATGGCACACAGAATCCAGATGGTCTGTTGGTACTTTTATATTATCTACTG GGCTGTTAGTGGTAAAATAAACAGACACACACTTTGCCTTCTTGTGAATGTACATGGG GATGCTGTAGTTTCCTTTCCCTTGTACACTGAGGCTCTAAGGTTTGCTCATCATGAGGAAAAGATGATTCAGACAGCAGTACGTACAATAGCTCTCAACATCTACAATG GGCTCAGATTTATCTGCTATCACTTCACTATATATCTTATCACGTCTTCTTCAAGTCGTTGA
- the LOC112703435 gene encoding protein TRANSPARENT TESTA 9 isoform X3, which produces MNMQFIFRPINSVMHEILCYAEMLSNMAHRIQMVCWYFYIIYWAVSGKINRHTLCLLVNVHGDAVVSFPLYTEALRFAHHEEKMIQTAVRTIALNIYNGIWTLKKEEID; this is translated from the exons ATGAACATGCAATTT atCTTTAGACCCATCAATAGTGTGATGCACGAGATCTTATGCTATGCGGAAATGTTGTCAAATATGGCACACAGAATCCAGATGGTCTGTTGGTACTTTTATATTATCTACTG GGCTGTTAGTGGTAAAATAAACAGACACACACTTTGCCTTCTTGTGAATGTACATGGG GATGCTGTAGTTTCCTTTCCCTTGTACACTGAGGCTCTAAGGTTTGCTCATCATGAGGAAAAGATGATTCAGACAGCAGTACGTACAATAGCTCTCAACATCTACAATG GGATATGGACActcaaaaaagaagaaattgatTGA
- the LOC112703435 gene encoding protein TRANSPARENT TESTA 9 isoform X1: MNMQFIFRPINSVMHEILCYAEMLSNMAHRIQMVCWYFYIIYWAVSGKINRHTLCLLVNVHGDAVVSFPLYTEALRFAHHEEKMIQTAVRTIALNIYNVSDEMVYKFIMTPPVSDYFSVMVGRLREMCIPLDAFLHKKKGIIIC, translated from the exons ATGAACATGCAATTT atCTTTAGACCCATCAATAGTGTGATGCACGAGATCTTATGCTATGCGGAAATGTTGTCAAATATGGCACACAGAATCCAGATGGTCTGTTGGTACTTTTATATTATCTACTG GGCTGTTAGTGGTAAAATAAACAGACACACACTTTGCCTTCTTGTGAATGTACATGGG GATGCTGTAGTTTCCTTTCCCTTGTACACTGAGGCTCTAAGGTTTGCTCATCATGAGGAAAAGATGATTCAGACAGCAGTACGTACAATAGCTCTCAACATCTACAATG TTAGTGATGAGATGGTCTATAAATTTATAATGACGCCACCAGTTTCAGACTACTTCTCTGTCATGGTTGGCAGATTACGAGAAATGTGTATTCCCTTAGATGCTTTTCTCCATAAAAAAAAGGGTATAATCATTTGTTAg
- the LOC112703435 gene encoding protein TRANSPARENT TESTA 9 isoform X4, protein MSFLRAVSGKINRHTLCLLVNVHGDAVVSFPLYTEALRFAHHEEKMIQTAVRTIALNIYNVSDEMVYKFIMTPPVSDYFSVMVGRLREMCIPLDAFLHKKKGIIIC, encoded by the exons ATGTCTTTTCTAAG GGCTGTTAGTGGTAAAATAAACAGACACACACTTTGCCTTCTTGTGAATGTACATGGG GATGCTGTAGTTTCCTTTCCCTTGTACACTGAGGCTCTAAGGTTTGCTCATCATGAGGAAAAGATGATTCAGACAGCAGTACGTACAATAGCTCTCAACATCTACAATG TTAGTGATGAGATGGTCTATAAATTTATAATGACGCCACCAGTTTCAGACTACTTCTCTGTCATGGTTGGCAGATTACGAGAAATGTGTATTCCCTTAGATGCTTTTCTCCATAAAAAAAAGGGTATAATCATTTGTTAg